Genomic segment of Umezawaea sp. Da 62-37:
CGCCCGGTTCGCGAGCGAGTTCAACCTGCCGTTCCAGGACTTCGACACGGCGAACCGGCAGTTCGGCCGGGTCGCCGAGGCGTGCGCCGCGATCGGCCGCGACCAGGCGGAGATCACCCGGTCCGTCGCGCTGGTCACCTGCGTCGGCCGTGACGACGCCGAGATCGCCCGCCGGGCCGCGAAGATCGGCCGCGGGGTCGACGAACTGCGCGCGAACGGTGTCGCGGGCACCCCCGCCGAGGTCGTCGACCGGCTGTCGCGGTGGCGGGAGCGGACCGGCGTCACCCGGATCTACCTCCAGGTCCTCGACATCGCGGACCTCGACCAGGTCGAACTCGTCGCCGCGGAGGTCGCGTCCCAGCTGGCCTGAACGCCCTTTGAGGTTTTTCGAAGGTCCCGCCGATAGCTTCGGTCCCGCGGCTGTCGACGGAATCTTGGGGGAATGCGGTGGCGAAGGCGCGCACGCTCGGCTCGACCCTGCTGGGGCTCACCGCCCTGGTGGTGCTCTCCTCGCCGCCCGGCACGGCGGCCGCGGTCCCGGACGACCCTCCGGTGCCGCGCGCCGTCGAGGGCTTCGCCCGCGCCGCCGACGGGACCGTGATCCACACCTACGACACCGGGGCGGGCTGGTCGCAGTGGGCGCCCGTCGGCGACCAGAGGATCCTCGGCACGCCGAGCTGGGTCCACGAGCGCGTCCATCCCACCGAGGTCTTCGGCCGCGACACCGGGGGCAGGCTGGTCCACACCGCCCGCGGCGTCGCGGGGTGGTCGGACTGGGAGGTGCTGGGCGACGCGCGGCTAGCGGGCGACCCGGTGGCCGTGCACCAGCCGAACACCGGGATCACCGAGGTGTTCGCGCGCGGCGAGGACGGCTCGCTGCTGCACACCGACGACTACTCGGGCCACTGGAAGCCGTTGACGGCGGTCGGCGACATCCGGATCGTCGGCTCGCCGATCCCGGAGAACGACGCGCGCACCCAGGTCACCGAGATCACCGCGGACACCGTCGACGGCAGGCTGCTGCGGGTGATCGACGTGTCCGCCGGGTGGGACCTCTGGTCGGTGTCCTAGCCCGTCAGTTGCCCGCGCTCTCGTACCGGCGCAGCCCGCGCGAGAACGTCACCAGCGCGACCGCCACGCAGTACGCGGCGACCAGCGGGGTGAGCAGCCCCAGCCACGGGGACGTGCCCGTGCCGAGCAGGAACCCCAGCGGGAACGTGGTGATGAAGGCGAACGGCACCACGAGCCCCAGCGTGGCCTTGAGGGCCGTCGGGAAGATCGTCAGCGGGTAGCGGGCCAGTTCGCCGACCTGGTGGACCGCCATGGCGAACAGCGGGCTCGGACCGGCCAGCCAGAACGAGATCGAGTTGCTCGCCAGGTTGACCGCGACCTTGATCACGACGGCGGAGGCGAACAGCACCAGCGCCAGCAGGACCAGGCCGGCCGACCACCCGACGTCCAGGTGCGCCAGCGCCGCGGCCAGCATGGTGCCGCCGGTCACGATGTTCGTCAGCCCGTTGACGCCGATCTCGGAGCTGGTCACCTGGAGCACCACCGGGTACGGCCGCACCAGCGCGTAGTCCAGGGAGCCCTGGTTGATGGCCTCCGCCAGCCGCCAGGTGCCCTCGAAGAAGAACGAGCCGACCCCCTCGGCGATCGCCATCAGCGCGAACATCGCCACCACGGCCCAGAACGACCAGCCGCGCAGGGTGGGGATCCTGGCGAAGACGGCGGAGAGGAACACCAGGTTCACCACCTGGATCAGCACGGTCGCGACCGCCATGATCCAGAAGTCGGACTGGTACTCGAGCAGCGCCCTCAGGTGCACCCCGAGGAAGCGGAAGTAGAGCCTGACCACCCGTGCCACGTCAGCCCCCGTTCACGGTCAGTTGCCGGACAGCGGTGCGCCACAACAGCTTCGCGCCGAACCACAGCAGCACCACCCAGCCGAACTGGACGGCCACCAGCACCGCCGCCTGCGCGCCGGTGGCCCGTCCGACGAGGATCAGCCCCGGCGTGGAGGTCATCCCGGCGAACGGCGACCACTCGGCCACCGTCGCCAGCCAGCCGGGCAGGTAGGCCAGCGGCACCAGCGCGCCGGAGAACAGGTTGACGATCGCGATCCGCGCCCACTGCACGCCCACGTAGTTCTGCGTCCAGAACGACGCCAGGCCGCACAGGTACACGACGAGGAACTTCAACGGGATCAGCAGCAGCATGCTGGTGGCGAACAGCGCCAGCTCCGCGCCTTCCGGCCACGTCGGCGCTCCGGCGACCAGCACCGTGACGGCGCCGACGAGGAGCACCACCAGCACCTCGATCCACACCCCGCCGAGCACCTCGGCGAACCGGGCCTCCTGGTAGCGCACGGGTTTGACGAGGTCGAGCGCCACCAGCCCGCTGCGGATCCGGAAGGCCATCCGGAAGTCCGCGAACAGCCCGACCAGCGCGCCGGAGGCGAAGGCCACCAGCAGGTAGCCGCGCATCTGCGGCCAGGTGAAGCCGGTGTCGGCGGTGCCGTCGGCCAGCAGCACCTTCCACACCGCCAGCAGCGCGACGAACTGGAACAGCACGCCGAACAGCGCGAACGCGAACTCCAGCCGGTAGGTCAGCGCGTTCTTCGCCGACATCCGCGCCAGCGCCCGGTACGCCCTCACGGCGCGGTCACGACGGCGTCGGACCCGCCCGTGCCGGACTCCGCCGAGTCCGATTCCGCCGTGCCGGGTTCTCCGGGTGCCAGGCGCAGCTCGCCCGAGTACACCCGGCGGATCACGTCCTCGATGCCCGGCTCGTCGATGCGGAAGTCGACCACGGTGGCGATCCCGTTCACCGCGGCGACGACCTGGCCCGCGGTGATCGCGAAGCGGTCGAAGCGGATCGAGTGCCACAACAGGGACTCGCCCGCCGCGACCACCGCCCCCGGCAGCACCGCCCGCACCAGGTCGGGGTCGACGTGGGTCTCGGTGTGCACGTGCAGGATGCGGTCGCGGGCGAACTCGTCCTTCACCGCCTCCAGGTCGCCGTCGAAGACGATCCGACCCTCGTCGATGATCACCAGCCGTCGGCAGAAGCCCTCGATGTCGGCCAGGTCGTGGCTGGTGAGCATCACCGTGGTGCCGTCGTCGCGCAGCTCCCGGAAGAACTCCCGCACCCGGTCCTTCACCGACAGGTCCAGCCCGATCGTCGGCTCGTCGAGGTAGACGACCTCCGGCCCGTGCACCAGCGCGGCGGCCAGGTCGGCGCGCATCCGCTGCCCCAGCGACAGCTTGCGGCCCGTCACCGCCATCAGGTCGTCGAGCCCCAGCACCTCGTCGAACCGCCGCAGCCGCTTCCGGTACGTGCCCTCGTCCACGCCGTACAGGTCGCGCAGCACCGCCAGCGAGTCGGCGACCGGCAGGTCCCACCAGAGCTGGGTGCGCTGCCCGAACAGCACGCCGATCCGGTGCGCCACGGCCATCCGGTCGTGCTGCGGCACCAGGCCGCCGATGCGCACCTCGCCCGAGGTGGGTTCGAGGATGCCGCTGAGCAGCTTCACCGTCGTCGACTTGCCCGCGCCGTTCGGGCCGACGTAGGCCACGGCCTCGCCCGCCTCGATGGACAGGTCGACGTGGTCGACCGCCACCTTCTCGACGTACCGCCTGGTGACCAGGTGCCGCAGCGATCCGGCCAGTCCGGGCGGCTTGTCCGGCCGCCGGAACACCTTCGTCAGTTGTCGTGCCTCGATCAGAGCCATGGTTTCCCCCACCCGCCAGGCGGTCGAGTGTGTCCACGGCGCCGGAGCGCGTCAAACGATTATGCGGTACGTGGGAGCGCTCTCAACGGAGCTGACCGGCCACATCGGACGCAGCCGTCAGCAGCACCAGGACGGGCACGGTCGCGGTGGGGCACAGGCGATAGCTGCCGCGCTTGTCCTGCTCCACCACACCGGAGGACGTGAGGGACTTGAGGTGGTGGTAGAGCTGGCCGGTCGACCCCAGCCCGGCGGCCTCCTGCAGCGCCGCCCCCGGCTGGGGCCCGTCCACGAGCAGCGACCTGACGATGTTGACGCGCACCGGGTGCGCCAGCGCGGCGAGCACCTCGATCGGCGCCCGCTCGGGCAGCGCCAGCACGCGCTCGGGCGACACGTCGATCTGCCAGCGCACGTCGCCGCCGCCGATCGTCACCTGGCCGTGGTAGCCGACGGTGCCGCCCCCGTCACCGCCCGGAGGCACGTCGGCGGTCGCCCGGTCGTCGCCTTCGAGCGCGGCGACGCGCTCCTCCAACTCGGCCAGCTTCCGCGCCACGTCCATCGTGGTCATGCTACGAGGGTCGCCCGCAGATCTCGCAGCGAAGCCGGGTCCAGCAGGGGACCGAGCACGAGGTCGGCCAGCTCACCGGCCTTTGTGGACAGCGACTCGTCGACCTCCTCGGCCAGCAGCACGCCCGTGCCGATCCGCCCGTCCTCCCACCGCACGGTGTACGCCATCGTGAGCACGCCGGGCAGCGAGCCGCCCTTGAACCCGATGGCCTTCACGCCCTTGGGCAGCGGGCCGGGGAAGGCGCGTTCCAGGTGGGTGCGCGCCTGCGGGAACCGCCCGCCCGCGACGGACCGGTGGAGGCGGTGCAGGCCCGCCGCGGAGCCGTGCCACGTCTGCCGCGCCCACGGCCTCTGGCCGTCGTAGGTGGCCGGGATGTCCGGGAACCGGCCGATGATCTCCAGTTGCAGCCGGGGGTCGTGCAGCGCCTGGGCGGCGAGCAGGTCGCCGACGCGCTTGCGCTGGGACGGGTCGGCGGGCGCCCGGTCGGGCAGGATCAGCATGAGCACCTCGCCCGCGATGGACCGGGTGTCCACGCCCGGCCAGCCGCAGCTCAGCGCCGCCGCCCGCAGGGACGCGTCGCCGACGCGGGTTCGCACGAAGTCCGCGGCCGCGTTGTCGCTGTGCAGGACGGCCACCTTGGCGAGGTCGTCCAGGCTCACCAGGCGGTCGGGGTCGTCGGCGGTGACGCCGTTGGCGGAGGCGATCCCCAGGTCCGCCATCGACGCCTGGTGCGCGCCGCCGTCGAGCCCGTAGTAGTACTTCTCCCAGTCGCCGACGCGCACCTGCTCGTCGGGCCGCACGCGCCCCTGCCCGACGGCGAGCGCGTACCCCGCCGCGTGCACGGCCTTGACCGCCGACGCCAGCGGTTGCTCCTGGTGCGGGCGGTGGCTCAGCCGCCCGCCGCGGCCGTCGTCGATCACGGCTCCGACGTGCCCCCGGTTGGCGGCGAGCCACCCTTCCCACCCGTTCGGCTCTGCCGCCGCCCGCCCGGTACCGATCAACATCGAGGCACCGGCCACCCCCGCGGCGGTGAGCACCTGTCGTCGGTTCAAGAGCACGACAATTCCCCCTCTGGTAGTCCGTAATTACGGAATACTAGAGGAACGGAGTCGGCTTGTCAGCCCGTCCGCACCGCGAAGGTGATGCCCGCGGCGTTCGGCCCACCGCGCGGCAGCACGCGGTCGGACAGCGGCAGGCTCCCGTCGACGGCCGCCAGGACCGCGTCGCGGGCCATCGGCAGCACCTCCGCGACCGTCACGTCCCGATCCAGCTCCCGCGACAGGGAAGCCACACCGGCATCCCTGATGCCGCAGGGGATGATGTCGTCGAAAGCGCCGAGGTCGGCGTTGCAGTTGATCTCGAAACCGTGCATCGTCACGCCCCGCTGCACGCGGATGCCGATCGCGGCGATCTTGCGCTCCGGACCGCGGTCGTCGGCCGCCAGCCACACGCCGCTGCGCCCGTCGACCCGCCCCGTCGGCACGCCCAGCTGGTCGCACACGTGGATCAGCGCCTGCTCCAGCCTGCGCACGTACTGCACGACGTCCATCGGCTCGGTGAGCTCCATGATCGGGTAGCCGACGAGCTGGCCGGGACCGTGCCAGGTGATCTTCCCGCCGCGGTCGACGTCGATGACCGGGATGGTGCTCTTCACCGGCCGGTCGGCCTCTTCGGTGCGCCGTCCGCAGGTGTAGACGGAGGTGTGCTCCAGCAGCAGGAGGGTGTCGCCCGCGGTGCCGTCCGCGCGGGCGTTGGCGAGGTCGCGTTGCAGGTCCCAGGCGGCCATGTAGTCGATGGTGCCCAGCTCACGCACGTCGAAGGGGTCGCTCGAGGTGCGGCAGGAGACGTCAGGTCCGGTCACGGTTCGACATTACTCCCGGCCCCACGAGCCCGAGGGCGAGACCGGAGAGCAGCCCGACGCCCACCACGGCGGTCACGGCCCCGGCGGTGTCGGTGAACCAGTGCATCCGCAGCACGACCCGGCTCACCGCGGTCAGCGCCACCGCCGTCACGGCCAGCGCCGCGACCACCCGCACCCACCGCCGGGCCAGCCACGCGCACGCCACCACCGACGTGAACGCCAGCGCCGTCACCGCCGTGACGTGCCCGCTGGGGTAGCTCCACTTCGGGAAGTCGATCGGCCGCACCCGCCGGTAGGCGTACCGGACCAGCACCGTGCACCAGCACAGCCCGAGCAGCACGCCGATCCGGAACAGCAGGAAGTCCTTGGCCAGCCACGACCTCACGGCCACCCCGAGCAGCACGATGGTCGCGAGACCGGGGCTGAGGACGAAGCTGATCCACTCGGCCACGTAGGTCAGCGGACGGGTGTGCAGCGGGTCGAAGGCGTTGAACCGGACGTCGAGCGCCGGCACCTCGTCGCGCACGAACACGCCGAGAGCCGTCGACACGCCGACGAGCAGGACGCCGACCAGGAGGACGACGGCCCGGCTCAACCGTTCACCGCTGCCGACACCGCCGCTCCGAGAGCGGGGTGCAGGAACTGGAACCCGTTGCGCTCCAACACCTTCGGCACGGCGCGCTGGCCGACGAGGATGCCCTCCTCGGCCACCTCGCCGAGCGCGGCCTTGAGCACGAAGCCGGGCACGACCCACGGCGTCGGCCGGTGCAGCACGTGACCGACGGTCCTGGTGAACTCGGCGTTCGTCACCGGGCTCGGCGCCGTCAGGTTGATCGGGCCGACGACCTTGTCGTTCTCCACGGCGAAGCGGATCGCGGAGGTGGCGTCGTCCAGGGAGATCCACGGCATGTACTGGGTGCCGTCGCCGAGCCTGCCGCCCAGGAAGAACGCGAACAGCGGCTTGATCCGGCCGAACAGCCCACCGGCCTGCGCGATCACCAGCCCGGTGCGCAGCTTCACCACCCGCACCCCGTCCGCCTGGTCGGCGTGCGCGGTGGCCGCCTCCCACTCGCGGCACAGGTCCGCCAGGAAGCCGCTGCCGGAACCGCGGGTCTCGTCGACCACGTCGTCGCCGGTGTCGCCGTAGAAGCCGATCGCCGACGCGTTCACCAGCGTCGGCACGCCGTGCTCGACGACCGCGGCGGCCAGCACCTCGGTCGGCACGTTGCGGCTGTCGCGGAGCACCTGCTTGCGGGCATCGTTCCACCGCTTGTCCGCCACACCCGCGCCGCACAGGTTCACGACCGCGTCGACGCCGTCGAGCGCGCCCGCGTCGATCCGGCCCGCGGGCGGATCCCAGCCGCGCTCATCGGGCGCGGCTGGCCTGCGCCGCACCAGCCGGAGCACCTCGTGCCCCTCACCGCGCAGCGACGCCACCAGACTGGTTCCGATCATCCCGGACGAACCGGCGATCACGACGCGCATGGGTTGATCGTCTCCCAATGGTGGGGTTCGTGCACAGCAGGAGGACATGCGGACCCAAAAGGGACACGGGTGGGGACAAGGCGGAGCCCCCCGGCGCGGACCGCGCCGAGGGGCTCGCCCGAGTCGCCCTACAGGCCGAGATCGGCCTCGAACGCGCCCTCTTCCAGGCGGTTCTTGATGGTGGTGAGGAAACGACCGGCGTCCGCGCCGTCGACCAGGCGGTGGTCGTAGGTCAGCGCCAGGTACGCCATCGAGCGGATGGAGATGTTGTCGTCGCCGTTCTCGTCGGTGACGACGACGGGGCGCTTCTTGACCACGCCGACGCCCAGGATGCCGACCTGCGGCTGCTGGATGATCGGGGTGTCGAAGAGCGCGCCGTTGCTGCCCAGGTTCGTCAGCGAGAAGGTGCCGCCGGACAGCTCGTCCGGGGTGACCTTGTTCGCACGGGTCCGGGCGGCGAGGTCGGCGATGTTGTGCGCCAGACCGGCCAGGTTGAGGTCACCGGCGTTGTGGATGACCGCGTTGAGCAGGCCGCGCTCGGTGTCCACCGCGATGCCCAGGTGCTCGGCGCCGTAGTAGGTGACCTGCTTGGCCTCCTCGTCGATCGAGGCGTTCAGCTTCGGGTGCTGCTTGAGCGCCTCGACGGTGGCCTTGGCGAAGAACGGCAGGAACGTGAGCTTGACGCCCTCGCGCTGCTCGAACGCCGCCTTGGCGCGGTTGCGCAACCGGGCGATCTTGGTCACGTCGACCTCGAACACCTGGGTGAGCTGCGCCGACATCTGCAGCGACTCGCGGGTGCGCTGCGCCACGATCTGGCGCAGGCGCGGCAGCTTCTGCGTGCTGCCCCGCAGTCCGCTGGTGTCCGCGGCGGCCGGGGCCGCGGCGCGGGCGGGAGCGGCGGCGGCCGGAGCCGGGGCGGCGGGCGCGGGAGCCGGGGCCTTCTTGGCCTCGACCGCGGCCAGCACGTCCTGCTTGCGGATGCGGCCGCCGACACCGGTGCCGGTCAGCGAGTTCAGGTCGATGCCGTTCTCCGACGCCAGCTTGCGCACCAGCGGCGTGACGTACGGGGTGCCGTTGGACGACTCCTCGGACGCGGCCGGAGCCGGTGCCGACGGCTGGGCCGGGGCGGACTTGGGAGCCTCCTGCTTGGGGGCTTCCTGCTGCTTCGGCGCTTCCTGCTTCGGGGGCTCCTGCTTGGGAGCCTCCTGCTTCGGCGCCTCGGGCGCCGGGGCGGGAGCCGGTGCCGACGACGGCGCCGGGGAACCGGACCCGATCACGGCGAGCTGACCGCCGACCTCGACGGTGGAGTCCTCGGCCGCGGTGATCTCCAGCACGGTGCCGGCCACGGGGGAGGGGATCTCGGTGTCGACCTTGTCGGTGGACACCTCCAGCAGCGGCTCGTCGACCTCGATCGAGTCACCGACCTGCTTGAGCCAGCGGGTGACGGTGCCCTCGGTCACGCTCTCGCCGAGCGCGGGCATGACGACCGGGGTGCCCTCGCCGGAACCGCCCGACGACGCGGGAGCCTCCTGCTCGGGGGCTTCCTCCTGCTTCGGGGCCTCGGCCTCGGGCTCGGACGCCTGCTCGGGCTCGGGCTCCGGCTGGGCTTCCTCGGAGGGCGTCGCGGTGGGCGTGGTCTGCTCACCGGCACCGTCGCCGATCACCGCCAGCTCGGCGCCGACCTCGACGGTCTCGTCCTCCTGGGCGACGATCTTCTGCAGGACCCCGGCCGCGGGCGAAGGGATCTCGGTGTCGACCTTGTCGGTCGAGACCTCCAGCAACGGCTCGTCGACCTCGACCCGGTCACCCTCCTGCTTCAACCAGCGGGTGACCGTGCCCTCGGTGACGCTCTCGCCGAGTGCGGGCATTTGGACGGAGAAGGCCATCGTTCGCTGACTCCTCGTGCTTGAGTTGCAGGTTCGGCTGACTTGTTTGCGACGGTCAGCCGTGCACGTGCAGCGGCTTGCCGGCCAGGGCGAGGAATGCCTCGCCGAGGGCTTCTGTCTGGGTCGGGTGGGCGTGGATCAGCGGAGCCACGTCCTCCGGGAAAGCCTCCCAGCTGTAGATCAGCTGGGCCTCACCGATCAGTTCGCCGACGCGCTCACCCACCAGGGTGATGCCGACGACCGGACCGTCGGGCGCCCTCACGAGCTTGACGCCGCCCGCGGTCTTGAGGATCTGGCTCTTGCCGTTGCCCGCCAGGTCGTAGACGAAGGTCTCGACCGTGCCGTACTTCTCCTTGGCCGCAGCCTCGGAGAGACCGACCGAGGCGACCTCGGGCTTGCAGTACGTGACGCGGGGGATGCCGGCCTCGTCGATGACCTTCGGGTTCTGCCCCGCGATCTCCTCGGCGACGAAGATGCCCTGCTGGAAGCCGCGGTGCGCGAGCTGCAGGCCGGGCACGATGTCGCCGACGGCGTACACGTTCGGCAGGTTGGTGCGGAGGCGGTCGTCGGTGGTGACGAACCCGCGGTCGGTGGCGACCCCGGCCTCCTCGTAGCCGTGGCCCGCGCTGTTCGGGCCGCGTCCCACGGCCACCAGCAGCAGGTCGGCCTCGAGGACGTCGCCGGACTCCAGCGACACCGACACGCCCTTGTCGTTCTGGGTGGCGCCGGTGAACCGGACGCCGGTCTTGAACTTGATGCCGCGCTTGCGGAAAGCGCGCTCCAGCTGCTTCGAGGCGTACTCGTCCTCGACCGGGACCAGTCGCGGCAGCGCCTCGACGATGGTCACCTCGGCGCCGAACGAGCGCCACACGCTGGCGAACTCCACGCCGATGACGCCGCCGCCCAGGACGACGACCTTCTCCGGGATGAAGTCCAGGTTCAGCGCCTGGTCGCTGGTGATGATCCGGCCGCCGATCTCCAGACCGGGGAGGCTCTTGGCGTAGGAACCGGTGGCGAGGACCACGTTCTTACCGGTGTAGCGGTCGCCGTTCACCACGACGGTGTTCGGGCCGACGAACGTGCCCGCACCCTCGACGAGCGTGACCTTGTTGGCCTTCACCAAACCTTGCAAACCCTTGTAGAGCTTGCTGACCACGCCGTCCTTGTACGAGTTCACGCCCGCGATGTCGATGCCCTCGAGCGAGCTCTTGATACCGAACTGGTCGCCCTCGCGGACGTTGTCCGCGACCTCGGCCGCGTGCAGCAGGGCCTTGGTCGGGATGCAGCCGCGGTGCAGGCAGGTCCCCCCGAGCTTGTCCTTCTCGACCAGGACGACGGACAGACCGAACTCGGCCGCGCGGAACGCGCAGGCGTAGCCGCCTGAGCCGCCACCGAGGATCACAAGGTCGGCGGAGGTGTCGGTCACTTCGAACTCCTCGACGGTTTCATCTTCACCTATGTGCGTGCCTTGCATTCGCGCGGGTGCGCGCGGGTACTCAAGTCATCTTGTCACCTGCTCGGAGCAAGCGGCCACGGGGCCTCGATCGGGTGTCCCCTTGGGACGACTTGCCACCTGCTTCACAGCCCGGCCGGCACCATGGTCGCCACAGGTCTCCTAGGAGGTGGCCCCGTGGGGCTCTTGGATCGTTTCCGCAGGAAGCCGAAGCCCGGCGTGCTGCGCGGTGCTTCGTCGACCGACACCGGGCACCTGGAGGAGTGGGCGGCCGCGCGGCACGGCGTCGAGGCTTTCGTCGAGCCGAAGACGACCGTGACGGAAACCACCGTGGTGCTCGTCGCGCACGACGGCGAGTGGACCCGTCGCCGAATCGACGGGGAGGACGGCGCGCGCAAGTTCGCCCGCAAGCTCGGCATGCCCATCTACGACGCGGGCATCGTCGGCTACCCGCAACGCATGCGCGACTACACGGCCCGCCAGAAGCTCAGGCCCGACAACCGCTGACCACGCGGAAGCCCCCGGCGCAACCACGCCGGGGGCTCCCGCGAGTCGAACGCTCAGACACCCCGTGTCGAACGCTCAGGCACCCCGAGTCCTACATCCGGGCATCCTGAGCCCCTCGCTCAACCGTTCGCGGCGATGTCCGCGAGCACGGCGGCCAGGGTGCGGACCGGCACGCCGGTGCTGCCCTTGGTGGTGTAGCCCGACGGTCCGCCGGAGTGCCAGGACGGGCCCGCGATGTCGATGTGCGCCCACTGGACGCCCTCGGCGACGAACTCGCTCAGGAAGATCCCCGCGGCGAGCATGCCGCCCCAGCGGTGGCCCATCACGTTGGCCAGGTCGGCCAGCCGGGAGTCGAGGTCGGCGCGCAGCTCCTCGGGCAGCGGCATCGCCCACGCGTTCTCGCCGACCGCGCGGCCCGCGGCGGCGACCCGGTCGCGGAACTCGTCCGAGCCCATGACGCCCGCAGTCTTCTTGCCCAGCGCCACGATGGCCGCGCCGGTGAGCGTGGACGTCTCGATCAGGTAGTCCGGCTCGTCCTCGCAGGCGCGCGCGATCGCGTCGGACAGGACCAGCCTGCCCTCGGCGTCGGTGTTGAGCACCTCGACGGTCTTGCCGCCGTACATGGTGAGGACGTCGCCGGGCCGGTAGGCCGAGCCCGAGGGCATGTTCTCCGCCATCGGCACCCAGGCCTCGATGGCCAGCGGGTACTTGAGCTTCGCGGCGAGCACCATCGTGGCCACGATCGCCGCGGCGCCGCCCATGTCGGAGGTCATCTCGTCCATGCCCGCGGCGGGCTTGATCGAGATGCCGCCGGTGTCGAACGTGATGCCCTTGCCGACCAGCGCGACCTTCTTGGTGGCCTTCGGCCCGACGTAGGACAGGTGCACCAGGCGCGGCGGACGGGACGAACCCATGCCGACGCCGAGGATGCCGCCGTAGCCCGCCTTGCGCAGCGCCTTCTCGTCGAGCACCTCGACCTCGAGGCCCGCGGCCTTGCCGAGCGCCGCCGCGCGCTCCGCGAACGAGGCCGGGAACAGGTCGTTCGGCGGGGTGTTGACCAGGTCGCGGGTGGTGGTCACGGCCTCCGCGATGGCGGTGGACGCCTTGAGCGCGGCGCGGTGGTCCTTGGGGCTGCCCGCGGCGGGGGCGACGAGGTCGAGCCTGCCGACCGGGCCGTCGCCGGCCTCGGACTTGTAGTCGGTGAACGCGTACCCGCCGAGCAGCGTGCCCTCGACGGTGGCGCCGATGTGCACGGCTGACAACGTCGTCACGGCGCGCTTGCGGCCCGCGAGGGCGCGCGCGGCGGCACCTGCGGCGCGGCGGACCTGCTCCTCGGTGATCGACCCGTCGGCGCCGGGCTTGCCGAGGCCGACCGCGATCAGCAGCGGGGCGGTCAGCTTGCCGAGCGTCGGCAGCTTGACGACCTCCTCGGCCCTGCCCTTGGCGCCGAGGGTGTCGAGGATCGCGACCAGCCCCCCGTCGAACGCCGCGTCCACGGCGGCGCCGCCGTCGGCCAGCGCGAGGCCGTCCGGACCCTGCACCGTCCCCACCACCACGACGTCGGCGGGCAAGGTGGTCAGGTCACTGTCAGTAAGCGCCAGCTTCGGCCCTGTCACGTAGTGCTCCTTGGCGATTCCTCCCGGCACTTCTGCGCTGTGCGGCGGGAACGAGGGTGGATCCTGATGGATGCTAAAGGTCTGCGGACGTCCACTGTCGACGGCACCGTCGATTGCGCGGAGTAACAATTAACACGATCGGGGGACCGCCGTCTGAGGGTTCCCGCCCAGCCGAGCAATCTGGGAGTGTG
This window contains:
- a CDS encoding ABC-2 family transporter protein → MARVVRLYFRFLGVHLRALLEYQSDFWIMAVATVLIQVVNLVFLSAVFARIPTLRGWSFWAVVAMFALMAIAEGVGSFFFEGTWRLAEAINQGSLDYALVRPYPVVLQVTSSEIGVNGLTNIVTGGTMLAAALAHLDVGWSAGLVLLALVLFASAVVIKVAVNLASNSISFWLAGPSPLFAMAVHQVGELARYPLTIFPTALKATLGLVVPFAFITTFPLGFLLGTGTSPWLGLLTPLVAAYCVAVALVTFSRGLRRYESAGN
- a CDS encoding ABC-2 family transporter protein, with the translated sequence MRAYRALARMSAKNALTYRLEFAFALFGVLFQFVALLAVWKVLLADGTADTGFTWPQMRGYLLVAFASGALVGLFADFRMAFRIRSGLVALDLVKPVRYQEARFAEVLGGVWIEVLVVLLVGAVTVLVAGAPTWPEGAELALFATSMLLLIPLKFLVVYLCGLASFWTQNYVGVQWARIAIVNLFSGALVPLAYLPGWLATVAEWSPFAGMTSTPGLILVGRATGAQAAVLVAVQFGWVVLLWFGAKLLWRTAVRQLTVNGG
- a CDS encoding ATP-binding cassette domain-containing protein, whose protein sequence is MALIEARQLTKVFRRPDKPPGLAGSLRHLVTRRYVEKVAVDHVDLSIEAGEAVAYVGPNGAGKSTTVKLLSGILEPTSGEVRIGGLVPQHDRMAVAHRIGVLFGQRTQLWWDLPVADSLAVLRDLYGVDEGTYRKRLRRFDEVLGLDDLMAVTGRKLSLGQRMRADLAAALVHGPEVVYLDEPTIGLDLSVKDRVREFFRELRDDGTTVMLTSHDLADIEGFCRRLVIIDEGRIVFDGDLEAVKDEFARDRILHVHTETHVDPDLVRAVLPGAVVAAGESLLWHSIRFDRFAITAGQVVAAVNGIATVVDFRIDEPGIEDVIRRVYSGELRLAPGEPGTAESDSAESGTGGSDAVVTAP
- a CDS encoding winged helix-turn-helix domain-containing protein, translating into MTTMDVARKLAELEERVAALEGDDRATADVPPGGDGGGTVGYHGQVTIGGGDVRWQIDVSPERVLALPERAPIEVLAALAHPVRVNIVRSLLVDGPQPGAALQEAAGLGSTGQLYHHLKSLTSSGVVEQDKRGSYRLCPTATVPVLVLLTAASDVAGQLR
- a CDS encoding serine hydrolase, which encodes MLLNRRQVLTAAGVAGASMLIGTGRAAAEPNGWEGWLAANRGHVGAVIDDGRGGRLSHRPHQEQPLASAVKAVHAAGYALAVGQGRVRPDEQVRVGDWEKYYYGLDGGAHQASMADLGIASANGVTADDPDRLVSLDDLAKVAVLHSDNAAADFVRTRVGDASLRAAALSCGWPGVDTRSIAGEVLMLILPDRAPADPSQRKRVGDLLAAQALHDPRLQLEIIGRFPDIPATYDGQRPWARQTWHGSAAGLHRLHRSVAGGRFPQARTHLERAFPGPLPKGVKAIGFKGGSLPGVLTMAYTVRWEDGRIGTGVLLAEEVDESLSTKAGELADLVLGPLLDPASLRDLRATLVA
- the lipB gene encoding lipoyl(octanoyl) transferase LipB, which gives rise to MTGPDVSCRTSSDPFDVRELGTIDYMAAWDLQRDLANARADGTAGDTLLLLEHTSVYTCGRRTEEADRPVKSTIPVIDVDRGGKITWHGPGQLVGYPIMELTEPMDVVQYVRRLEQALIHVCDQLGVPTGRVDGRSGVWLAADDRGPERKIAAIGIRVQRGVTMHGFEINCNADLGAFDDIIPCGIRDAGVASLSRELDRDVTVAEVLPMARDAVLAAVDGSLPLSDRVLPRGGPNAAGITFAVRTG
- a CDS encoding phosphatase PAP2 family protein, translated to MSRAVVLLVGVLLVGVSTALGVFVRDEVPALDVRFNAFDPLHTRPLTYVAEWISFVLSPGLATIVLLGVAVRSWLAKDFLLFRIGVLLGLCWCTVLVRYAYRRVRPIDFPKWSYPSGHVTAVTALAFTSVVACAWLARRWVRVVAALAVTAVALTAVSRVVLRMHWFTDTAGAVTAVVGVGLLSGLALGLVGPGVMSNRDRT
- a CDS encoding TIGR01777 family oxidoreductase → MRVVIAGSSGMIGTSLVASLRGEGHEVLRLVRRRPAAPDERGWDPPAGRIDAGALDGVDAVVNLCGAGVADKRWNDARKQVLRDSRNVPTEVLAAAVVEHGVPTLVNASAIGFYGDTGDDVVDETRGSGSGFLADLCREWEAATAHADQADGVRVVKLRTGLVIAQAGGLFGRIKPLFAFFLGGRLGDGTQYMPWISLDDATSAIRFAVENDKVVGPINLTAPSPVTNAEFTRTVGHVLHRPTPWVVPGFVLKAALGEVAEEGILVGQRAVPKVLERNGFQFLHPALGAAVSAAVNG